From the genome of Leptolyngbya sp. FACHB-261, one region includes:
- a CDS encoding prepilin-type N-terminal cleavage/methylation domain-containing protein, giving the protein MQHRGLKMQYNARHRSTEQGLTLLEALVALVLVSVVIGAIAPPIILALATRVQNQRNEQALSVAQAEINRVRLLVDRGGLTSAQLDQLLPPKTTNNDTAPAAVPVPTSTTPATPANCNGDRSKLTVTDWCGVDTNADNKFDLAIQTFRTQVKTTTIQGIPVFFQMGVRVYTKQSIDAYAGNGLKADTSRLKLTSGQSAVQSPLVVLYAPITRSDYTNSSDSALRQYCLSLAPGSSTCPPN; this is encoded by the coding sequence ATGCAACACCGGGGCCTAAAGATGCAGTACAACGCTCGACATAGGTCTACTGAACAGGGCCTAACCCTGCTAGAAGCACTGGTGGCGTTGGTACTGGTCTCGGTGGTCATTGGTGCTATCGCACCACCGATCATCCTGGCCCTGGCCACCCGTGTGCAAAACCAGCGCAACGAGCAAGCGCTCAGCGTGGCGCAAGCAGAAATCAACCGCGTACGGCTGCTAGTGGATCGGGGCGGCTTGACTAGCGCTCAGCTCGACCAGTTGCTGCCCCCAAAAACCACTAATAACGACACAGCTCCAGCCGCGGTTCCTGTGCCTACCTCGACTACCCCAGCCACTCCAGCTAACTGTAACGGCGACCGTTCCAAACTAACGGTTACTGACTGGTGCGGCGTAGACACGAATGCTGACAACAAATTTGATTTAGCCATTCAAACATTCCGTACCCAAGTCAAAACCACGACCATTCAAGGCATCCCGGTTTTCTTCCAAATGGGCGTTAGGGTCTACACCAAACAGTCCATAGACGCCTATGCAGGCAATGGCCTCAAAGCCGACACCAGCAGACTAAAGCTCACCAGTGGTCAGAGCGCTGTTCAATCGCCATTAGTCGTTCTTTATGCGCCAATTACCCGCAGCGATTACACCAACTCCAGCGACTCTGCCCTGAGGCAGTACTGTCTGTCTCTCGCTCCAGGGAGTTCAACTTGCCCACCCAACTAG
- a CDS encoding ParA family protein, which yields MLKVAVASQKGGVGKSTLVITLGAALKAQGLSVLIVDADPQGSATYGMGFTEAQGLAGLAALLAGRLEIQTGSGPWPDLIAGGEATAFHAWQSTEDLRKALMPLAPRYDLCLIDCPPSLSSILIAAIMSADRVFIPVQADPLVLRGLGKLVHLIDSTRLGSGENPGAYPVDVVRSRYRAQLRLTAEADQLLATSERWQVWQTTIPEQVSIAEAAGHGQPIITYSSWSTAARAFENLAVEAIGRWQLKEGR from the coding sequence GTGCTAAAGGTCGCAGTGGCTTCCCAGAAGGGAGGCGTGGGCAAATCAACTCTGGTGATCACTTTAGGAGCAGCTTTAAAAGCGCAGGGACTCTCAGTGCTGATCGTGGACGCCGATCCTCAGGGCTCGGCTACTTACGGGATGGGTTTCACCGAAGCTCAGGGGCTGGCGGGATTGGCAGCTCTGCTGGCAGGTAGGTTGGAAATTCAGACTGGCAGCGGCCCCTGGCCAGATCTAATTGCAGGGGGTGAAGCTACTGCCTTTCACGCCTGGCAAAGTACAGAAGACCTCAGAAAAGCGCTGATGCCCCTGGCTCCCCGCTACGATCTCTGCTTGATTGACTGTCCGCCCAGCTTGTCATCAATATTGATTGCAGCAATTATGTCTGCCGATCGAGTGTTTATCCCCGTGCAGGCGGATCCACTGGTCCTCCGGGGCTTGGGTAAGTTAGTCCATCTCATCGACTCCACCCGCTTGGGTTCAGGCGAGAATCCTGGAGCCTATCCTGTTGATGTGGTGCGCAGTCGCTACCGAGCCCAGCTGCGTCTGACCGCAGAGGCTGATCAGCTGCTTGCTACTTCTGAGCGTTGGCAAGTGTGGCAGACTACTATTCCTGAACAGGTGAGCATCGCTGAAGCTGCAGGTCACGGCCAGCCGATCATCACTTACAGTTCCTGGTCTACAGCCGCCCGAGCCTTTGAAAATCTGGCCGTCGAAGCCATAGGTCGTTGGCAGTTGAAAGAAGGCCGTTAA
- the dpsA gene encoding DNA starvation/stationary phase protection protein DpsA: MNTTTNHSSILRQAPDVIADNVLRLERDLAGSVVNDLNPLLGSLFTLFHQYQKHHWVVTGPQFGQLHDFLKDGYSELHDQADKVAERITALGGVPVSTPARQQELACFETEPEGVFDLRQMLEHDLNAEGDIISMLRVLIRRFNGLGDFASEQILREIIVEREEYAHHLEHYLALESLTRAMHPML, encoded by the coding sequence ATGAATACCACCACTAACCACAGCAGCATCCTGCGGCAGGCTCCTGATGTAATTGCAGACAATGTACTGCGACTAGAACGGGATTTGGCGGGCAGTGTGGTCAATGACCTTAATCCATTGCTCGGTAGTCTCTTTACACTGTTTCATCAGTATCAAAAGCATCACTGGGTCGTGACTGGCCCTCAATTTGGCCAGCTTCATGATTTTCTAAAAGATGGCTATTCCGAATTGCACGATCAAGCTGACAAGGTTGCCGAACGGATTACAGCTTTAGGCGGTGTGCCGGTTTCTACACCTGCACGGCAGCAGGAACTAGCTTGCTTTGAGACAGAGCCAGAAGGCGTTTTCGATTTGCGTCAGATGCTGGAACATGACCTCAATGCTGAAGGCGATATCATCTCAATGCTGCGGGTACTGATCCGCAGGTTCAATGGCTTGGGCGACTTTGCAAGTGAGCAGATCTTGCGCGAAATCATTGTGGAGCGTGAGGAATACGCGCATCACTTGGAGCATTACCTGGCCCTCGAAAGCCTGACCCGTGCTATGCATCCGATGCTCTAA
- the cofG gene encoding 7,8-didemethyl-8-hydroxy-5-deazariboflavin synthase subunit CofG: MLSLPMRLVTYSPAFTLVPTYECFNRCTYCNFRADPHQSPWLSLTAAEAALRPLQAQGVIEVLILSGEVHPQDARRGAWLQRIYDLCELALSLGFLPHTNAGPLSRSEMAQLKSVNVSMGLMLEQVTPRLLKTVHRHAPSKRPELRLAQLIQAGELGIPFTTGLLLGLGETRAERRESLQAIAEVQRQWGHIQEVIFQPHTVGSSQSWAGASLAPTELCEVIAEAREVLPPEVVLQVPPNLVVSDEHLLRCLDLGARDLGGIGPLDHVNPDYPHPLDRQLAATLAAADWQLVPRLPIYAQYDSWLTGDLAKAVADWRSRLHSLSLANVSLGA; encoded by the coding sequence ATGCTCAGCCTTCCGATGCGTCTTGTTACCTACAGTCCCGCCTTCACCCTGGTTCCGACCTACGAGTGCTTCAATCGTTGTACTTACTGCAACTTTCGGGCCGACCCACACCAAAGCCCTTGGTTGAGCCTGACGGCAGCTGAGGCCGCCTTGCGTCCTTTGCAAGCGCAGGGCGTGATCGAGGTTCTGATTTTGAGTGGAGAGGTGCATCCTCAGGATGCGCGGCGAGGGGCTTGGCTACAACGAATTTACGATCTCTGCGAACTGGCCCTCAGTTTAGGTTTTTTGCCTCACACCAATGCAGGACCGCTGAGCCGAAGCGAAATGGCTCAGTTGAAGTCGGTCAATGTTTCGATGGGGCTGATGTTGGAACAGGTCACGCCCCGGCTGCTCAAGACGGTCCATCGCCACGCGCCCAGTAAACGCCCTGAGCTGCGCCTAGCCCAGCTGATCCAGGCTGGTGAACTGGGCATTCCATTTACGACTGGGTTGCTGCTTGGTCTGGGTGAAACCCGAGCTGAGCGTCGGGAAAGCCTGCAAGCTATTGCTGAGGTTCAGCGGCAGTGGGGGCATATTCAGGAAGTCATCTTTCAACCGCATACAGTTGGTAGTTCTCAGAGCTGGGCGGGGGCAAGCTTAGCGCCGACTGAGCTATGCGAGGTGATTGCCGAGGCCCGAGAAGTATTGCCGCCAGAGGTTGTTCTACAGGTGCCGCCCAATTTGGTGGTGAGTGACGAGCACTTGCTGCGCTGTCTGGACTTGGGAGCGCGGGATCTAGGCGGTATTGGCCCATTGGATCATGTGAATCCGGATTACCCCCATCCGCTAGACCGGCAGTTGGCAGCAACTTTGGCCGCAGCTGATTGGCAACTGGTGCCTCGGTTACCCATCTATGCTCAATACGACAGCTGGCTGACGGGTGATTTAGCTAAAGCTGTGGCGGATTGGCGTTCGCGATTGCATAGCCTGTCGCTCGCCAACGTAAGTCTCGGTGCGTGA
- a CDS encoding sensor histidine kinase KdpD, with protein MESIKDLKHKLEQAELACRLLEESNRFKATFLARTSHELRSPLNGIIGMHQLILGELCEGPEEEREFLQKAHESSLKLLALLDDLIDVSKMEYGTAQLQTAPLPLARLLHEVQQLAHLPAQNRNLRLEVTLPPEDLHVLADYRRLKQVFLNLIDTAISQMPEGSIRVFSHLEPNQSQVQVYVEDQRPPLQESETQTRSPAKEPADSAGLNLALAAQLVHLMGGELRVLPPGTPTPAPVSTTQELLATEDWPATVVCCSLPLATPGS; from the coding sequence ATGGAATCCATTAAAGACCTGAAGCACAAGTTAGAGCAGGCTGAATTAGCCTGCCGCTTACTGGAAGAAAGCAACCGCTTTAAAGCAACCTTCCTAGCTCGCACCTCCCACGAGTTGCGCTCGCCTCTCAACGGCATTATTGGCATGCACCAGCTCATTCTGGGTGAACTCTGCGAGGGACCAGAGGAGGAGCGAGAGTTTTTGCAAAAGGCCCACGAATCTTCGCTGAAGCTACTGGCCCTGCTAGACGACTTGATCGACGTATCTAAGATGGAGTACGGCACAGCCCAGTTGCAAACAGCGCCGCTACCGCTGGCCCGCTTGCTCCACGAGGTTCAGCAATTAGCCCATTTGCCTGCCCAGAACCGTAACCTGCGCCTGGAAGTCACGCTGCCACCAGAAGATTTGCACGTACTGGCAGACTACCGCCGCCTGAAACAGGTGTTTCTCAACCTAATTGACACTGCAATCAGTCAGATGCCCGAGGGTTCTATTCGGGTCTTCTCGCATCTAGAGCCCAATCAATCCCAAGTCCAGGTTTACGTCGAAGATCAACGTCCACCGCTTCAGGAGTCTGAAACACAAACCCGGAGTCCTGCTAAGGAGCCAGCAGATAGTGCAGGACTGAACCTAGCCTTGGCGGCTCAGCTCGTTCACTTGATGGGGGGTGAACTGCGCGTCTTACCACCGGGCACACCCACACCAGCACCCGTTTCAACCACTCAAGAACTACTAGCAACCGAGGACTGGCCCGCGACCGTTGTCTGTTGCTCCCTTCCCTTGGCCACGCCTGGTAGTTAG
- the hpsA gene encoding hormogonium polysaccharide biosynthesis protein HpsA, translating into MSRSAQRKRRQRRPSFFQRVIAEPLAAVRRRVESWRPRARRTSNPSARPDGQGLGLSQVLRVSSRFCKRVGQSLQRWLLRGFLVRPGRVRGRAASGFVLPTTVFVLLIMTLVVSLLVFRAYNRTNQNIGSRQEKLIENAAAPAIDRAKAKLEYLFTKDSRLPTGEPSEEYIAGMLLNNGLGGAGALASNPYNSLPDETQLTEADLNVDFNADGNIEAADPVPAWKFVNPADNTTTVYGVFLKTQVDTNGDNDVLDPEDITINSPDNVKANALVVRNGPTGATGNVCQAGSFSRGRAGWFSGVRDGASRKDFQIYAVTLPTDVATGNAAGSPLNSTIAALQYQQDREVEPGNTFGALFRNDLEVFAGDAFNWNGRIRTEGSLFTTRDSFRSYLISSPASCYYLPAANSEVSARGLFAVGTIGDNAYSGDNVTFDVHPGDASAPTDSERVNNVEDSVVDGNANTDPINLALDPLQIVTRDASVPRGGDATYRTAKAAPWENRDVADRIKILGDGDRSCLPYIDDTYRADNRYGPKPTYKRATRDDTTGNCSAVQFSQQIAKNIGDEIVATDQLITGGQVELLGDDLIREGPKSGGDEDSVGLDGYWERRARAKGLRLIVGQRLELSNPLPPYAASDGTLRDNEARQRRALRDSLAAVQATAVYHYSSTDDGYFPKACLATTVHPGTAETLRASSTFTDANGLGISFFQGTGTNGWEFDVPQGSEAGFIGAYNSATSPLRRALQNLAYFAGDYLDSNSDGIPEASGAFPPTQEASGTNAKVHPEPVLSAWGNFSELRRVLASRKNYEQLSIADKSTLHTAACTLGMLAHDIVTNRLADSVIRASRTDQDENPYQSLFYLFPLTATPHGEFRAGYPLTINPNPTILYSPISDADLDAIKINPRRIDTTIPGANVWVTPAERFNGDAVCTLANAPNCSQYNLVKITADNSLYRIAFKDTTFLNGREMMNVRALNVDLDLLRQRDQSKSTDDRDTWLPKSGLVYAFREDAVREDAIARPKLKAWNDYAAAWATAKGDPTDAANIMNVNADRDPPVCQLSSTGCVDGTRGVSTKSVDYYADPERRPHGFRLIQGFRLDRAATIVPEQENIAGLSFISDDPVYIQGNFNLHSTGGTSEADAVGSLIEEFTEKIDYANNFAGSFYSRSTPNPAFARAKAEGGDIWRPSEILSDAVTVLSSNFCDGSIEESFLQDGSFNSRMAVGTGNNRGAFFGDTVDDIGPIRANYGCTTETNTSYVNQNLPAAPTLSSKIASGSWPTVFTKLRASNPGAKLLSWGRKPKRDEIVPPSTLLDPLRRPIHISSQGNPVIDTGDLAIGWNFALDDPDAPNSADNEIQPARTDLSLEDGLPFCPSTTLTNTAYVLGVFPSDYFSDGTGNRKAYNVSHPLFEEDDVAPYNLVVRSSKFNNGICFRFRTDQRRLRINGNLVKVEIETRPESTLLAGQRYVVLLDEVTRRPIPVPDYQRFEVFDSGFESSQLMTAPTNTWVNAIIVSGTVPSRLNQTAGGLHNFPRFLESWKDANLYFSGSMIQVNFSNYATGPFDQDAWEPPTVSSNDTQSNQYYRNPNRYWGYDVGLQYAPPSAFARRIAETTNSRDEFYRELPADDDYICKLRSATQYPCNTGA; encoded by the coding sequence ATGTCACGTTCTGCACAGAGAAAGCGTCGCCAGCGCCGACCTTCATTTTTCCAGCGTGTGATTGCTGAGCCATTGGCTGCCGTGAGGCGTCGTGTAGAGAGTTGGCGTCCTCGCGCACGAAGAACCTCGAACCCAAGCGCCAGGCCGGATGGGCAGGGGCTAGGGCTTAGCCAGGTGTTGCGGGTGTCGAGTCGATTCTGCAAGCGGGTGGGGCAATCGTTGCAGCGGTGGCTGTTGCGCGGCTTCCTGGTACGCCCTGGTAGGGTACGGGGTCGGGCGGCCTCGGGCTTCGTGCTGCCGACTACGGTGTTTGTGCTGTTGATCATGACGCTGGTGGTGAGTCTGCTAGTGTTCCGGGCTTACAACCGTACCAACCAGAACATTGGTTCGCGCCAGGAAAAACTAATCGAAAACGCGGCTGCACCTGCGATTGACCGGGCTAAGGCCAAGCTGGAGTATTTGTTCACGAAGGATAGTCGTCTGCCCACTGGGGAGCCTTCTGAGGAATACATCGCGGGCATGTTGCTCAACAATGGCTTGGGCGGTGCCGGTGCTCTGGCGAGCAATCCTTACAACAGCCTTCCAGATGAGACTCAGCTAACCGAAGCTGACCTCAATGTCGATTTCAACGCCGACGGCAATATTGAGGCGGCTGACCCAGTGCCTGCCTGGAAGTTTGTTAACCCTGCGGATAACACCACAACGGTTTATGGCGTTTTCCTGAAGACACAGGTTGATACCAATGGGGATAATGATGTCTTAGATCCGGAAGACATCACGATTAACTCTCCTGACAACGTTAAAGCAAACGCGTTAGTTGTTCGCAATGGTCCAACTGGTGCCACAGGCAATGTTTGTCAGGCGGGTAGTTTCAGCCGAGGTAGAGCCGGCTGGTTTAGCGGAGTTCGTGATGGGGCTTCTAGAAAAGATTTTCAGATCTACGCCGTAACCCTGCCTACTGACGTAGCCACAGGAAATGCTGCTGGTAGTCCTCTCAATTCGACGATTGCGGCACTTCAGTATCAGCAAGATCGAGAAGTCGAACCGGGTAATACTTTTGGAGCGTTGTTCCGAAATGATCTGGAAGTTTTCGCTGGCGATGCCTTCAACTGGAACGGACGGATTCGCACTGAAGGTAGTTTGTTCACCACTAGAGATAGCTTCCGCTCTTATCTAATTAGTTCACCTGCTTCTTGCTATTACTTGCCAGCAGCGAACTCCGAAGTCAGCGCGCGGGGCTTGTTTGCAGTTGGCACCATTGGTGATAACGCCTACTCCGGAGACAATGTCACTTTTGATGTTCACCCTGGCGATGCTAGCGCACCGACAGACTCAGAGAGAGTTAACAACGTAGAGGATTCTGTTGTTGATGGCAACGCCAACACAGACCCAATCAATCTGGCACTAGACCCTCTGCAGATTGTTACCAGGGATGCTTCTGTGCCGAGGGGCGGAGACGCTACTTACAGGACCGCGAAAGCCGCGCCTTGGGAAAACAGAGATGTGGCAGACCGGATCAAGATTTTGGGAGATGGGGATAGGTCCTGCTTGCCCTACATTGACGACACCTATCGTGCTGACAATCGCTACGGTCCTAAGCCAACTTACAAAAGGGCGACCCGGGACGATACGACTGGCAATTGTTCAGCGGTTCAATTTAGCCAACAAATTGCCAAAAATATTGGCGATGAAATTGTTGCAACGGATCAGCTCATTACTGGTGGTCAGGTTGAACTATTAGGAGATGATCTAATCCGGGAGGGGCCGAAATCTGGAGGCGATGAGGATTCAGTTGGTCTGGATGGTTACTGGGAACGCCGTGCAAGAGCCAAGGGACTACGGCTGATTGTTGGGCAACGGCTAGAGCTGAGCAACCCGCTGCCTCCCTATGCCGCATCAGATGGCACCCTTCGGGATAATGAGGCCCGTCAGCGGCGCGCTTTGCGAGATAGCCTAGCGGCAGTTCAGGCGACGGCTGTTTATCACTACAGTTCGACAGATGATGGTTATTTCCCTAAAGCCTGCTTAGCGACAACTGTTCACCCTGGCACAGCCGAGACTTTAAGAGCATCCTCAACCTTCACAGACGCCAATGGTCTTGGCATAAGCTTCTTCCAAGGCACAGGTACTAACGGCTGGGAGTTTGATGTTCCTCAAGGCTCAGAGGCAGGCTTCATAGGAGCTTATAACAGTGCCACTAGCCCACTGCGTAGAGCGCTTCAGAACCTAGCTTATTTTGCTGGGGATTATCTGGATAGCAACAGTGATGGTATTCCAGAAGCGAGTGGAGCGTTCCCACCCACTCAAGAAGCTAGTGGTACCAATGCGAAGGTCCATCCAGAACCTGTATTAAGCGCTTGGGGCAATTTTTCAGAGCTGCGACGAGTTCTAGCTAGTCGTAAAAACTACGAGCAGCTCAGTATTGCTGATAAGTCAACTCTGCACACCGCAGCCTGCACTCTGGGCATGTTGGCCCATGACATCGTCACTAACCGTCTAGCTGACTCGGTGATCAGAGCGAGTCGGACAGACCAAGATGAGAATCCCTACCAGTCTCTCTTCTATCTATTCCCCCTAACTGCAACTCCTCACGGTGAATTTCGTGCTGGCTATCCGCTAACGATCAACCCGAATCCAACCATTCTGTACAGTCCAATTAGTGATGCGGACTTGGATGCCATCAAAATCAATCCGAGAAGGATTGACACAACTATACCAGGGGCAAATGTTTGGGTAACGCCTGCTGAGAGATTTAACGGAGATGCAGTTTGTACTTTGGCGAACGCACCGAATTGTAGCCAATACAACCTGGTCAAAATTACTGCTGACAATAGTCTTTATCGGATCGCCTTTAAGGACACTACCTTCCTAAATGGGCGGGAGATGATGAATGTCCGTGCTCTCAACGTTGACTTGGATCTGCTGCGTCAGAGAGATCAAAGCAAGAGTACTGATGATAGAGATACGTGGCTACCCAAGAGCGGCTTGGTCTATGCGTTCCGTGAAGATGCTGTTCGTGAAGACGCCATTGCTAGACCTAAGCTGAAAGCTTGGAACGATTACGCTGCGGCTTGGGCTACGGCTAAAGGTGATCCGACAGATGCAGCCAATATCATGAATGTCAACGCAGATCGGGATCCGCCAGTCTGCCAGTTGAGCAGCACAGGTTGTGTTGACGGTACCCGTGGCGTTAGCACCAAATCAGTTGACTACTACGCTGATCCGGAACGTCGTCCTCATGGCTTCCGCCTGATTCAAGGCTTTAGGCTGGACCGGGCAGCAACAATTGTTCCTGAGCAAGAAAACATTGCCGGTCTGTCCTTTATTTCCGACGACCCGGTTTATATTCAGGGCAATTTCAACCTGCACAGCACAGGTGGCACCAGTGAGGCTGACGCAGTTGGGAGCCTCATTGAGGAATTCACCGAAAAGATTGATTATGCCAACAATTTTGCTGGCAGCTTCTATAGCAGAAGCACACCTAACCCTGCCTTTGCCAGAGCTAAAGCCGAAGGCGGCGATATATGGCGCCCCTCAGAAATCCTTTCGGATGCGGTAACTGTTCTCTCTTCTAATTTCTGTGACGGCAGTATCGAGGAAAGCTTCCTACAAGATGGATCCTTCAACTCACGAATGGCTGTTGGCACTGGCAACAATAGAGGAGCCTTCTTTGGTGACACTGTTGATGATATTGGTCCTATAAGAGCGAACTACGGCTGTACTACTGAGACCAACACGTCGTATGTCAACCAAAACCTGCCAGCTGCACCTACCTTGAGTTCGAAAATAGCTTCTGGCTCTTGGCCTACGGTGTTCACCAAGCTTCGCGCCTCGAACCCTGGTGCAAAATTATTAAGTTGGGGTCGTAAGCCAAAGCGTGACGAAATTGTTCCTCCTTCTACCCTCCTAGATCCACTAAGGCGACCCATTCATATCTCATCACAGGGAAATCCAGTTATCGATACGGGTGATCTAGCAATTGGTTGGAATTTTGCCCTTGATGACCCTGATGCTCCTAATAGCGCTGACAATGAAATCCAGCCAGCGAGGACTGACTTAAGCCTGGAAGATGGCTTGCCATTTTGCCCTTCGACCACTCTAACGAATACAGCCTATGTCCTAGGTGTTTTCCCTAGTGATTACTTCTCTGACGGTACTGGTAATCGTAAGGCTTACAACGTAAGTCATCCTCTCTTTGAGGAAGATGATGTGGCACCTTACAACTTGGTTGTGAGATCCTCAAAATTCAACAACGGTATCTGTTTCAGGTTCCGAACGGACCAGAGAAGGCTGCGAATTAACGGGAATCTAGTCAAGGTAGAAATTGAGACACGTCCCGAATCAACCCTTCTTGCCGGACAACGGTACGTTGTTCTTCTAGATGAGGTAACGAGACGTCCTATCCCTGTGCCTGATTATCAACGTTTTGAAGTCTTTGACAGCGGCTTTGAAAGTAGTCAGCTAATGACTGCCCCAACTAATACCTGGGTCAACGCCATAATCGTCAGTGGCACAGTACCCTCTCGGCTTAACCAAACCGCCGGCGGTTTGCACAACTTCCCGCGCTTCCTTGAAAGCTGGAAAGACGCAAACCTCTACTTCTCCGGCTCAATGATCCAGGTCAACTTCAGTAACTACGCAACTGGCCCGTTCGACCAAGACGCCTGGGAGCCGCCGACTGTATCTAGTAACGATACCCAAAGCAACCAGTACTACCGGAACCCGAACCGTTATTGGGGTTATGACGTGGGCCTGCAATACGCACCTCCCAGCGCCTTTGCCCGACGCATCGCGGAAACCACCAACTCGCGCGACGAGTTCTACCGAGAACTGCCAGCTGACGATGACTACATCTGCAAGCTGCGCAGCGCCACCCAATATCCATGCAACACCGGGGCCTAA
- the rpmB gene encoding 50S ribosomal protein L28 translates to MSRQCALTGKKANNAFAISHSHRRTKKLQEVNLQWKRVWWPQGNRWVRLRLSTKAIKTLNFKGIDAFALEAGINLNKF, encoded by the coding sequence ATGTCACGCCAATGCGCCCTGACGGGCAAAAAAGCCAACAACGCCTTCGCGATTTCCCACTCTCACCGTCGGACCAAGAAGCTTCAAGAAGTCAATCTGCAATGGAAGCGGGTTTGGTGGCCTCAGGGCAACCGCTGGGTTCGCCTGCGTCTGTCTACCAAGGCAATCAAAACTCTCAATTTCAAGGGCATCGATGCCTTTGCACTGGAAGCTGGGATCAATCTCAACAAGTTCTAG
- a CDS encoding L-threonylcarbamoyladenylate synthase: MSALVKAALEGQVVSFPTDTVPALAVRPTDAPQIFKLKNRPANKPLILMAAEPDQLWQLAAGSDTEREAWQALAAQGWPGPLTLVLPCSSAVPDVVNPGLTSIGLRIPDHPIALKILQQTGPLATTSANVSGEAPLLDPLSIEAAFPAVQVLAWEQSEQAIHSGLPSTVVEWQGVTAIEGKPSWRLLRQGAFQLPSE, encoded by the coding sequence ATGTCTGCCTTAGTGAAGGCAGCATTAGAAGGACAGGTCGTCAGCTTTCCCACCGATACAGTACCGGCCTTAGCTGTTCGACCCACCGATGCGCCTCAGATCTTCAAACTCAAAAACCGTCCTGCCAACAAGCCCTTAATCTTGATGGCGGCTGAACCAGACCAGTTGTGGCAGTTGGCTGCTGGCAGTGACACCGAGCGCGAGGCGTGGCAAGCGTTGGCCGCTCAGGGTTGGCCTGGTCCTTTAACCCTGGTGCTTCCCTGTAGTTCAGCCGTACCAGATGTAGTCAATCCTGGGTTGACCAGTATTGGCCTACGCATCCCCGATCATCCGATAGCGCTCAAGATCTTGCAGCAAACTGGGCCTCTAGCAACGACCAGCGCTAACGTATCTGGGGAAGCACCGCTCCTTGATCCTCTAAGTATTGAGGCTGCATTTCCAGCCGTGCAGGTCTTGGCATGGGAGCAGAGTGAGCAGGCAATACATAGCGGCTTGCCCTCAACCGTTGTTGAATGGCAGGGAGTAACAGCAATTGAGGGTAAGCCAAGCTGGCGGCTATTGCGACAGGGGGCCTTTCAGTTGCCATCTGAGTAA